The DNA region AAAAAAGGCGCATTCACCGGAGCGCACGAGAATCAGAGCGGACTTGTCAAACAAGCCGATGGCGGTACTCTGTTTCTCGATGAAATAGGCGAACTTCCCCTCTCTATTCAGAAAAGTTTTCTCAGAGTCCTTGAAGACCATTCGTTCATGCCGATAGGCAGCAGCAATCATATAATAAGTGACTTCAGGCTTATCGCGGCTACGAACCGGAACCTCGAAGAAATGGTAAGGAGCGACATGTTCAGAGAGGATCTGCTTTACCGGATCAGAGCGTTCGTTATTGAAATCCCGCCACTGAGAGAGAGAAAAAGCGATATTATCAATATATGCTTTCACTATACCCGAAAGATTTGTGAACAATCAGGGATCGATATAAAAGGTTTTTCCCCCGAGTTTTTCGAGATTCTCATGTCATACGACTGGCCGGGCAATGTCCGCGAGCTGGTCCATATGATCGAAACGGCTATCACCGCCGCCCAGACCGAACCGATACTCCATACCTGGCACCTTCCAGTTGCCCTGCGGGCACAAATCGCCAGCGATTCCATGAAACATTCCGGAAAAACGGTATCACCTGAAACGTCTGTATCCGGGGATTTCCCGCCCATGAGAGAAGTTCTCGAATTAACCGAAAAACAGTATATCCAGAATCTTCTTCGATTTACCCGGGGGAACAGGACGGTGGCATGCAGAATATCGGGTCTTTCACGAACCAGCCTTTTTATCCGTATGAAGCACCACAATATCACCTGATCTTCCCGATAACCATCTCTTCATTTTTTTTAAAATACTCCCCGGTATTACGTATTGTGAACAGTGTTCCGAATACAGAACATGTCCGCCCTCCTGAATACGAACAGACCCAACATCGATATAACTTCTTGTTATACCGTATTTTACTTTGCCAGTTGTATTGATCCGATATGGGTTCATTAGCACACATTTTTAAGGACCTTTATGACAGTTTATGTCAGAAATGTTTTGGTAAAAAATCGTTATATATTATTTTATCATAAATTTATGTTTGTACTGATTTTCAGACTATTTGTTACTATTTTTCGATGAATTGTAGAATTTGTGTAAATAATGGGAATGCATATGGTTACGCTGATTTTATTAAAAAAGAATAACTTATGAATATTTTAGTGTTTCTGCTTGACATACAGGAGGTCACTGGTTCAATTCCAACAGGTAATAACTCAGGAGTATTAAGAGATTGCGATATATTTTAATCTCTCTTCGAGTGTGCCAGTTTGTGCCAGAAATGGTGTGAAATAGAAGAAATTGTGGGAATGGTGAACTTTTTAAGGAATTTTTATAAATGCAGAGGCCATGACGTATTAGGTTTATTATTAGTGATTTGCGATGGTTGCTGAATCATTGCTCAATTGTGACTGGCAGTCAGGAGGTCGCGAGTTCGATCCTCGCTAGCTCCACCAAATTTCGTTTTTCACGGAAATCGTCTTTTCGCTGTATCTTCTTTTAATCCCCTGCCTCCCGATATTTCTAATAATATTAAAGGATTCCTTGAGTTTATAAATAAACTCCCCATCTTTCCAGATCAGGTTCGAAAATACGATCTTTATTATTGCTTCGGTGGTTAAACAGTGACATAAGATTGTGTCATGTCGAACTTGTTTCGGCATCTATTCCAAATATCAGTATCATTATTTATTCGCCGGAGCAGTAATTTGCGTTTTTCTTCAGCATTCCGGCTCCAATGCGAGGGGATCAATCTCATTTTCCCGGAATATTTGATATTATGTATCGTGAACCATCCCTTTACATACCGGCATTATGCCTCACCAATTTTCCCGGTGATTTCCATCCGTGGACTCCTATAAAGGGGGAATATCGAAAGCTTGTTTAAATCAAGGAAGGGAGCGTAGAAAAGGATACGGAGTAGGCAACCGGAAAGCCAACAAATCTGATTATCTATCTATGGGATGTATAATGGGTATTTCGGTATTCAGGCAACAGCAGATCAAATCATATAAAAAAATAAACACATCCAAAGCTCTTAAGCCGCACACTTTTTCTGATTCTTAACTGTATATCTTCACACCGACCTTTTCGGCAGTTCTTTCAATAAATGCCTTGGCCTCGGGATATTCCTCATCCTTTCCAAACTCCAGCATGAGTACCCGTGTCCTTTTCATCCGGCTCATCCTCACGAGGTATGTTTCATAATCCTGGACACCCTTGCCTGCGACTATCATATCGAGGTGAACAAGCATCCCCCGACCCATTACGGTGTCTTTGGCGTGACAGTTGGCAATATTCTCGCCAAGCATGTCAAAACACCGGTTGAGCATCTCGGTGGAATGGAAATAGTTCGCGACCGTAAACATGTTCGCGCTGTCGAGCGCAACCTGACAGCGGGGGTCGCCAACATCTTCTATGAGCCGTAAGTGGGCTTCCGGGCCGTCGAGAGGCGTAGTGACCACAGCCTCCATACCAAGCACCGACTTATAACCGGCGGTGTCTTTCAGTATCTGTTTAACGCCTTCGACGCCGAGTTTCCATGTCTCTGCTGTCCAGTTATCCGGATGCATACCCAGCCCGTTGTCTGGATCACGGCTCCCCAGCCCGGCGCAGACAGCGCCTCCACCGCACCGTTCGGCAGCCTCGACGTTTTCGGTAACATGTCTGATGACTTTTTTTCGTATGGTGCTGTCCGGATGGATCAAGTTATCGGCAGTCATGTGGTCGAAAAAATCGACATCGTACTCTTTAAGAGCCGCTTTGAGCTCTGCGATCTCCGAATCTGAAGCGTCGAGCCATTTATTATGGCTGCCCAGATGGTTTGAGACACCGGCCGCGGTATATCCCTGATCCCGGATGCTCTTGACAGCTTCCGTTATGCTCTTGTCTGTCGGGTACCAGAGGCGTGTGGCTCTCGAGCTGCAGGCAAGACGGATGGGTGTCGGTCCGGGTTTCAGGTCCCGCACAAGGTTTCTATCCGGTCCGCGGGACCACAGGTTCCCTTCCCATGCTTTACTTCGTGAAAGCGCCGGTCCCTTTTTCGTATTTTGATTAAAAGCCGGTCCTGCTCCCGCAAATAATCCGGTCGACACCGCTCCAGCCGTCAGAGCCTTACGCCGCGTCATCCCGTGCGTCATGTGATTACTCCTACTTTTTCTTCTGTTCTTCCCAGAGTTGATGGTAGCTGACCAGCTTTATTCCCTTTTTGAGAATGATGGATTTCACCTCGATACTGCAAAGAGCATCCAGTTCTGCCGCCCTGTGCTTGCCGACGCCTCCTCCGGGGAATATATCCGGGGGATCTGCATGGATGAGCGCATCATCTTCCGGGGAATCTATCGCTATGTGATCGACAATTATATATAAACCCGGTTCTTTGATTGCGTCAAGCTGCTTAACCAGTGTTTGTGTCTTCTCGTTTTCCGGTGTCAAATATATTCCAGGGATACGCTTTTCTCCAAATCCCATTGAAACAGGAAGATTATATTCACTTGCCAATTTTTCCTTAATTTTCTGGTCAACTCCGCTGTAATGGCTGTCGAGATACTGTACATTTATTCCTCTTTTGAGTGCCAGCTCGATCTGAGCGCGCAGTTCTGCTTCCATTTCATCAAGTTTAGGATTGTTTGCCGCAAGCGCTCCAGGGGTCTGGAAAAGAAATCCGTCCTCATCCACCAGGGAAGAAACCTTATCCCACGGAAGCACAGGTCTCCACCGGTATCCCATCCATTCTCCCATGAGGCAGAGGTGAACCCCTACACACCACCCGGGATTCTTTTTGGCGAGTTCTGCAGCAGCCTCAAACCATGGTGCAGGCACTTGTATTGCACCGCTTGTCAATATACCATGGTTAAAAGCCCTCTCAAATGCCACCAGTGAGCCCTGGGTCATGCCCATATCATCTCCTCGAACAATGAGCCGTATTTCCCCTGCAGGTTTAGTCTGAGTGGCTTTTGCCTGAGAAAATGCATAACCCGGCATCATAATCACCATCATGCACAAAAAAACAAAAACAGCGAGCGCTTTGTCAGTAACTTTTTTCATCATACACCCCTTTTTTAAATGGATATTTCGATAAACAGTAGTGCCCGCAAACTGGGTAGAAATTCTTTGCATATAATAACTTCTTTCTATTATAGATGTCAATACTTTTATAGTTTAATGTTTTTAATTCAAGCAAATGACGATGTATTCTCCTGATGTAACAATATCTGGATACAGATGACTATAGAGCGTCGGGCCGAAAATGGCGAGAATATACCGGTCAGGACCTCCTGCACAAAAGTGGCTTTCGACTGGAACAACGATGCTTATTGTGTGAGACTATCTGACGATTCAACGGTACTGCTGCATTCACGGGATCGTGGCGCGACTTTTACTGCATGGACGATACTGGGCACAGGCAGTTTCGACATTGAATAGTTTACCGACCACAAGCAAACGGACGGGCTGCCGTTATGAGCGCGATTCGTGAGTTACAACTGATTTCATTACTCTGTTACAGGTACAGCCCGGTTTCATCGTTTCACGTTTGATCACATTGTCTACAGTTAAACTTCCCGTATCTTTCCTGGTCAGGTGCACAAATATAGAATACAGATTAAGCAGCCAGAAAGCCAACAAATTCTTCAGAAAAATTACTCGTATTTGGTTTAATGTATGCAAGACACTGACTCACAATTTCTGCATCTGAAGTCTTAGCAAAATCATAGATTAATTCCAGATTCCTTCTTGAGCCTGGCAAATTTGAATTATCAGGTAAGAAATCTGTTGCATACAGGATTTTCTCTTCTTGCTTCTTATGCGCGAAGCATCTTTTTAACATTTATGATAATAGATTCAGCATGTATTCTTTTTTACGCCGAAGGTTTCCGTATGATGGCCTGTGTCACGGGCGGTATGGTACTTGTTTTCCCGTGAAGACATAGGATATGTAGGTTCTTTATTATCAGTCATTTTCGATAAAGAAAGCTCTCGATTTGGTGCTGTTTTCTCTGAAATGTTTAATTTTTTCATATTCTTCCGAAAAAAAACATTTTTTGGCTTCTTCCATTGATTCAAATGCTATGATTATAGACCTTTCTGGCTTGTTGCCAATAAATGGTACTATCTTATTGCTTCGTGCAATATACTCACCATTATGTGCGTGAATTATTCTTACAACCTGTTTGATATAATTATCATACATTTCATGATCAAAGATTTCTTCAATAATTACGACAAATACTGTCTTCTTCATTTTTTATGCTCCTTAAAAAAGTGTTGTGATAAACACCATTTACATGTCCTTGACAGCAACAATACAACAAATTTCGTCATGGCGCGTGAAAAAGACACTTTTTCACCGCCCTCCTAAAATGCTTTATCAATAATAAAGGGAACCTGTAATAATTATTTTTGTGGTGAACGAATTATAAAAGTTGTATTTATTTCTCAAACCCCCATTCCTGCCCTTCGGGCATTCTTCCCCCGACCGGGGGCTGGATACCACTGTGGCGCACGACTTCCCTTGCCCCTGAGGGACACGAAACGAAGCGTAGAGCCGCGAAGCGCAAGGGAATGAGGGAAAGGGGGCTGTAGTATAAACCAGAATGCCTTGTCAAATACCTTTCTTGATAAATAGAGAAGCCCTTAGTTCTTTAATAAATAAATATTCTTTTTAAAACAACTGTTTTTGACGCACGCTATTTCAATCCCTGAAAACACTGAATTTTTCAGAGATTCTTTGTTGCCGTTTGGGAAAGGTTTTTGATGTAGCGGTTTTTCTGCGATATGGTGATAGAATAAAACACGCTCGCTCCAACTTCTGACAAATCGTTACACCGGGCCGATAGTTGTGTTTACGGTCGCTATACGTACCTGCATGTATTAAAATAATCCGGAACCACATTTAAACCGCCGGACGAGATGCAGGTCTTTTTTTAAATCCCGGTATATTTATAAAGAAAAAATCGTTTTTTTATTGACAAGTGAGAATTGGAATAATATTTTCTTTGTTTGTAGCATGATAATTATATTAGTAGCACACAATCATCACACTATTATTATTCGTAACACCGAAGGGAGCGGGAAGATGTCGTCCACTGTTTTGCTGGTTTTGGGTACGTTATTGCACACTTCCATCTGTTCTGCACAGACGGATTCCACAAAGACCTATATTCTTGATGAAATTGTTGTCACTGCAACGAAAACGGAAGCGAAAGCCTCCGACCAGCCGTTCGATGTTGGTGTAGTGACCGAAAAGGAACTCCATGCGATTCCATTCAGCAGTCCCAATGTCGGCGAGGCGATCCGTCACCTTCCGGGTGTGAATGTCGGGTTCGGGAACCGTAACATACCCGCATGGGTTCATCTCAGGGGAGCAGGAATTTTTTCCAGCCGCACTCTCTATCTGGTGGATGAACTACCTTTGTTCCACCCGATGCTCAATATCGCCACCCACCCGTCGAATATGAGCGGTGTGGAGGTTTTGCTTGGACCCTCGTCTTCACTCTACGGCCCGAATGCCGCTGGAGGCGCGCTGAATGTCAAATCAAAGTCTGGAGTTAATAATCAAGGTGTAAATGTCAATATGGGGTTGGGATCGTTCGGAACAACACGGCCTTCTGTCTCGATTGGTAAACAAATCCGTAACTGGGATGTGTACGTATCTTTCGCTCAAGACAAATCAGATGGATGGAAGCTGTTTTCCTTAGATAAAGCGCGCTACTTACACCAAGCGCTCCTTGCACTGGAAAAAACCGGTGGTACCGGGTATTACAGCAGCGTATCCATTGATGACAACTCGTATACGAACAATTATACGTATGGGAGAGTGGGATATCATAATCCTGAAAAGGGGTACGGTTTTACAGCGGGTCTCCATTATATGGGGATGGATTACTACCCCGGCGCAAAGAACAAGACGGACGATGAGAAACGTATGGTTGGTACCGGAAAACTATATACACCAATTTCGAACATTGGTTTTGCTACATTTCGGTTCGGGTACCAGGAGATCAGCTATGAAGGGGTGAAGAGCACGACGGGTATGATTTCGGTAGCAGATTCGCTCATCAACGGCCGGTTCGTGTATGCGGAAAAAGACAAGAACAACAGCTATGTCTACGATCCGACCGTCACCCGGTCGAGCGATTCGAAACAGACCCGCGTTCCGCTCGATTTTCAGACTGACTGGTTCTTCATCCCCAACAACATGCTCACCGCAGGGCTCGGATATATCAAGGACACCGCCGATCAGCAAACATACGGTGTCAGCAAAAACGTCGTAGCAACAACTCCGACTTCTGATACGGTGTATGATGTCCTGCAATCCTCGTTTTACCTTCAGGACCAGTATAAGATGCTGAACAACCGTCTTGTTTTCCTTGCCGGTTTCCGTTATGATTCCTGGGAATACACGAATATTTACGATCTTACTTCCACCGACCAACATCCCGGTGATATTACAAAAAACACGAATACCTATCGCGCGGGAGTCAAATACTTACTCTCCAAACAGTTCTCCGTACGCGCTTCCGGAGGGACAGCGTTCTATCCGGGGATGGCATCCTTTTTCTTCAAGAACTCCCGTAGCGGATCGACCTGGTCCGAACCAAATCCTGATCTGAAGCCGGAACGCACAAAAATGGTGGATGCAGGTTTGGATTATACGGACCAAGCGCGTGGAATTCAGGCATCCATTACCCCGTACATCGGACGTATAAGCGATTTTATGACCTATCGTTACGACCAGCATCCCGACAGCGTGAACATCCAGATCGTCCGCCGGTATAACGCCGGCGCGGTGAACATCCGCGGAGTCGAACTCGGTTTCAGGCAGGCGGTCACTCGCGAAGTGAACTATTATGTGAACTATACGTATAACCACTCCCGTATCGACGATGCGGTTGATGATCCGACCACAAAAACCGTGGACGAACGTATCCAGCAGGGGAAACAGCTGGCGAACGCCCCCGATCACTCCTTCAACTTCGGAATCACATACGACAAGCCGTCCCTGGTAGGTGCGACACTCTCGGGACGTTATGTTTCGGAACGGTTTTATAACGATGAAATCCAGCGGAGGACCATCGATTATTTCAAGATGGACCCGTATTTCGTCATGGATGTGAAAATATGGAAAAACCTCACGTTCTCGTCGCATACGGTTACCGCATCACTCGGTGTGGACAATCTGTTCGACACCGATTATGATGGCGAATTTTATTACACACCCGCCGGGCGGTTCGTTCAGTTCACGGTTGGATATCATTTGAATATGTAACAGTGGTGCCATTCATTTTTCCGCACAGAAGCGGGACGGCTGGAAAAATCGGTCATCCCGCTTTGTTTACATGGATAGGAATCTATGCTTTTCAGGCTTTTGACATCTTTTTTCTCCATCGGGATTCTGACTGTCGTTTCATTTCTGGCAATTGAACTTGCCCCGGGAGACCCGGCGGAACTGATTCTGGGGAATGTATCCACCACCGTTCCCCGTGAAACGGTGGATCATATCCGGGCGTTTTACCACTTCAACCGCCCGCCTCTGATACGTTACCTCGAATGGGTCGGAGATGTCTTCCGGGGAGACTGGGGATACTCTCTCAAGAGCGGAAGGAAAGTAACCGCCGAATTGCTGGACAGGCTCCCGACAACCCTGAAACTTTCCTTCGGATCGATTGTCCTTGCGGTAATAACAGGGGTTATTGTCGGTACCCTGAGCGTATTTCATGAAAACAAACCGCTCGATCATGTAATCCGGTGTATAACTGTTTTTGTCCTTTCACTTCCCTCTTTTCTGATCGGACTCCTGCTCCTGTATGTTTTTTCTTTTCGCGTGAACTGGACGCCACTTTACGGTTCGGGAAATATAGGCGGTCTGATATTACCCGTTCTCGCTCTGGGCATTGCTCAAGGTCTTTACTATGCAAGGTTGCTCAGGAACTCACTCATCGAATCCATCCATCGCGAGTATTTTTTGGCAGCCCTTGCCAAGGGATTACATTATCGAAAAGCTGTCATTCATCATGCCCTGAGGAATGCAATAACACCTCTCGTTTCGGTTATAGGGCTGCGCTTTGCCGGTCTGCTTGGAGGTGTGGTGATTATCGAGACGATCTTTTCGCTGCCCGGAATCGGTAGTTATATATTCGAGGCCATCGCGAGCAGGGACTATACGGTGATTCAGGGATATGTAGTGTGTGTAGGAACAGCCGTAGTGACCATGAATCTTCTGGCGGATCTTGCCCTCCGGCTCATCGACCCGCGAACAACAAAATCAAGGATTCACTGATACATGAATGCTTCGCTCGTTTCGGGAATTTTTATTCTCTTTTTCTTTCTGGCGGTCTGTGTCTTCGGTTTCGCGATTACGCCGTACCCTCCGTCCCTGACCGATTACGGGAATATCTTTCAAAATCCGTCCATCCACCATCTTTGCGGCACCGATCATCTCGGCAGGGATGTGCTGAGCCGTCTGCTCATCGGAACGAGAACGACCCTCGTCCTCGCGATCGGTATTGCGCTCATCAACATCCTCATCGCTCTGTTTGTTGGGTCTGCTTCCGGATTCTTCGGGGGAAAGCTCGACACGTTCATCATGCGGCTGGTGGACAGTCTTATCGCCTTGCCGGGCTTTCTTCTGGCAATCTGTTTTCTCGGCATATTCGGGGGAGGTGTAAAAAACCTTGTGGTGTTCCTCGTTCTTACCGGATGGGCGGGGCTGTCGAGAATAATCCGCAACGAGGTAATCGTCGTCAAGAACATGGATTTCATCATTTCCAACATTTCTCTCGGCTTCGGCACATTCCGAATCATCCGGAGACATATTCTTCCCCATATCATACCCTCGCTTCTCATCATTTTCATTATGACGATGACAGGAGAGTTGTTCTCTATCGTCTCATTGAGCTTCCTCGGTCTGGGTATTTCACCCCAGATACCCGAGTGGGGAGCCATTCTGAATGACGCTCGTCCGTATTTCCTGTCCTCACCCGGACTCCTCGTTTTCCCGACACTTTTCGTTTTTTTCGCGGTTCTCGGACTCCACTTTCTTGCCGACGGTGTACGGGAATACATGGACAGAAAAAAGATTCTCATCGAGATGGAAGAAAACGGCCGCTTGTTCCGTGTCGATGAAGCCCCCATCGGAGACTCCCAATGAACCTTCGCGTTCCTTGCGCCCTCGCCCTCGCGTTTCTCTGTGTCTTTGGAGCCTGTTCGCCTCATTCTGAAAAGGGGAACCGGCTCGTTATCGGCGTCGGCGGCTCGCTCAATCTGGGAACGAACAATCCCGTATACATCCAGAGGAACGCCAATGTCTGGGAAACGTTTTCCCGGCTTGACGATTCCTATAAACCGCAGCCGCTCCTCGCGGAATCATGGAGTTCCGGGGAGAACGGGACCGTGTGGACGATGCGTCTGCGCCGGGATGTCGTGTTTCATAACGGCGACTCATTAGATGCCTCACTTGCCATTGCCAATATCCGCCGGTTCAAAGACCACCCCGAATTCGATTACTATGGTGTTTATACGTATCTCGATTCGATATATACTCAGGATAATTATACCATCATCCTTGCATTTTCACGTCCGTGCGTCGATCTCCCCAATAAAATAGGTCATTATTTCAGCGGGATTTTCAGCCCCGAATCGTTCGATGGCGAAGGGAAAATCTCCGCGCCCATAGGGTGCGGCCCCTATGAGTTCGTAAAAAGCGAAACGGGGAAATGCGACATGGTGAAGTCATTCGACCGTTATTTCGGCGGGAAACCCTATTTCGACACAGTCGAATTCCGGATCATCCCCGATCCCCTGGTACGAGTCATGGCGCTCATCCGGGGAGACATCGACATGATCGCTCACCACGGCGGAGTTCTTCCCGAACACCTCAAACTCCTCCGGGGAAATTCAACTGTCGTTGTCGATTCCTGCGATATAGGGGTATCGCATTACCTCCTTTTCAACTGTGCGAGCGAGGCGTTCCGGGACCGTGAAAACAGGGTGGCGTTCTCGCTTCTTCTGAATCGGAAGGAGATGGTTGACTTGATCCTCCGGGGCAAGGGTATTCCCGCACACGATTATTTTGTCGGGTCGATCAGTACATGGGACAGGGCGCGATTCCCGGAAATACCCGACACATCCATGATCGCCTCCGCTTCCGCCATGTTCCGGAACAAACCGATCACCCTTGTTCTCGCGCAGGGCGACGTATCGAACTGGGGGTATAAACAGATAGCGGAATACCTGGCTGATTATTACGGGAAACGGGGCATTGATATATCCATCGTTTCCCTTGAGGGGGGAGCCTGGCAGCGGGCGATACAGAAAGGCGATTATTCATTCACTCTCTATCCGCTGTCCATTCCGACGGGAACCCCGGAGCTCTTCATTCGCGCCCTGGCGTGCTCGCAGGGGCTCAAGGCCAGAAACACCGGCAACAGAACCCATTTTTCCTCGGCGGATGTCGATTCACTCGTGGAAAAAGCGGTAACAGCGCCATCGCTCGCACTCCGGGACAGCCTCTATAACCGGGTTCTTGACATCATGGCCCGCGAACAGCCTGTTGTGCCGTTGTACCATGAGCGGTATTATTATGCATATAAAAAGGGATTGAAGCACATCTCGCTCGATCCGTTTTTAAAACTCGATCTATCACGCATATCACGGTGAATGCATGCTGGAAGTAACTGATCTTTCCGTTTCATTCGTAATGAAGAATGAAACTGTTCGGGCTGTCAGCTCGGTCTCCTTTGCTTTGGGGTATGGGGATAAAACGGCGGTAATTGGGGAAAGCGGGTGCGGAAAGACTGTGCTTGCCCTCGCAATGCTGAATCTGCTGCCTCAAACTGCCCGTGTCGACGGTTCGATCCGATTCAATGGAAAGGAACTCACTCTGGAATCCGAAGCAAGAACCGTGAGAGGCAGGGATATCGGCATGAGCTGGTCCAATGCCGAAAACTATTTCAATCCGATATATACGGTCGGAGAACAGATATCGGAAGCCTATCGTATTCATCACCCGTCAAGGAAAAAAGAGGCACGGGAGAAAACTCTCTCCCTGATGGAGAAATTGAATTTTCCACAGCCGGACAAGGTTTTCCGTTCCTACCCGCACCAGTTGAGCGGAGGGATGAACCAGCGCGCCATGATTGCCATGAGCCTTATAAACGATCCCTCGCTGGTCATTATCGATGAGCCGACCCGGGGATTGGATGATCGCAACCGGGAAATGGTCATGGACACCATACATTCTCTGGGAAATATCTCGATTTTTCTCATCACCCATGATCTTTATCTTGCGGAACGTATTTCGAATTTCATCATGGTTATGCGGCAAGGGATCATCCTCGAAACAGCAGCAAAAGAGGCGTTCTTTTCCTGCCCTCACCATCCGTACTCTATCGATTTGTTGCATTCTGTTCTATAAAAAACGCTTAAACCGGCCGGAGCCATGACCGAACATCAGTGCATCATCGAGACCAGAAACCTCAGCGTTTTTCATTTTTCGGGCGCTGTACTCACCAAAAAACACTATGTGGTGAAGAATTTCACCATGCATATTCATCACGGGGAAATCATCGGTCTGTCCGGCGAGAGCGGCTGCGGCAAGTCCACGCTCGGCAAGTCTATCCTCAATCTCATCCCGACCTGGGAGGGCGATATATACTGGAACGGTATAAATATCCGAAACAATGACCTTCGTCCGTACAGGCGCAATTACGGCTGGATGAGCCAGGAACCGTTTCTCATATTCAATCCGCGCCGTAAAATAATCGACTCGCTCGCGGAGACGCTCCTCGTTCATCATATGGCATATACCACCGATGAAACAATAACCGTTCTCGAACCTTTTCTGCGGAACATGTCCCTGGATAAAAATCTTCTCTCCCGGTATCCCTTCGAATTGAG from bacterium includes:
- a CDS encoding sigma-54 dependent transcriptional regulator; translation: MMNKAVKNDIPKAGILIIDDDKAFCKMLSVKLKSSGYGTVSVQTIAEGLRTVTEGAFDVVYLDVNLPDGNGLDLLPRLRSIESSPEVIIITGAGKPDGAELAIKCGAWDYIQKGSTLNSMILPLIRALDYRKEKKKSSIPICLERSHIIGDSEAINVSLDRIAKAANSDTNVLITGETGVGKELFAQAIHKNSRRSENNFVVVDCASLPETLIESILFGHKKGAFTGAHENQSGLVKQADGGTLFLDEIGELPLSIQKSFLRVLEDHSFMPIGSSNHIISDFRLIAATNRNLEEMVRSDMFREDLLYRIRAFVIEIPPLRERKSDIINICFHYTRKICEQSGIDIKGFSPEFFEILMSYDWPGNVRELVHMIETAITAAQTEPILHTWHLPVALRAQIASDSMKHSGKTVSPETSVSGDFPPMREVLELTEKQYIQNLLRFTRGNRTVACRISGLSRTSLFIRMKHHNIT
- a CDS encoding sugar phosphate isomerase/epimerase; protein product: MTHGMTRRKALTAGAVSTGLFAGAGPAFNQNTKKGPALSRSKAWEGNLWSRGPDRNLVRDLKPGPTPIRLACSSRATRLWYPTDKSITEAVKSIRDQGYTAAGVSNHLGSHNKWLDASDSEIAELKAALKEYDVDFFDHMTADNLIHPDSTIRKKVIRHVTENVEAAERCGGGAVCAGLGSRDPDNGLGMHPDNWTAETWKLGVEGVKQILKDTAGYKSVLGMEAVVTTPLDGPEAHLRLIEDVGDPRCQVALDSANMFTVANYFHSTEMLNRCFDMLGENIANCHAKDTVMGRGMLVHLDMIVAGKGVQDYETYLVRMSRMKRTRVLMLEFGKDEEYPEAKAFIERTAEKVGVKIYS
- a CDS encoding ChbG/HpnK family deacetylase translates to MKKVTDKALAVFVFLCMMVIMMPGYAFSQAKATQTKPAGEIRLIVRGDDMGMTQGSLVAFERAFNHGILTSGAIQVPAPWFEAAAELAKKNPGWCVGVHLCLMGEWMGYRWRPVLPWDKVSSLVDEDGFLFQTPGALAANNPKLDEMEAELRAQIELALKRGINVQYLDSHYSGVDQKIKEKLASEYNLPVSMGFGEKRIPGIYLTPENEKTQTLVKQLDAIKEPGLYIIVDHIAIDSPEDDALIHADPPDIFPGGGVGKHRAAELDALCSIEVKSIILKKGIKLVSYHQLWEEQKKK
- a CDS encoding DUF1330 domain-containing protein; amino-acid sequence: MKKTVFVVIIEEIFDHEMYDNYIKQVVRIIHAHNGEYIARSNKIVPFIGNKPERSIIIAFESMEEAKKCFFSEEYEKIKHFRENSTKSRAFFIEND
- a CDS encoding TonB-dependent receptor — protein: MSSTVLLVLGTLLHTSICSAQTDSTKTYILDEIVVTATKTEAKASDQPFDVGVVTEKELHAIPFSSPNVGEAIRHLPGVNVGFGNRNIPAWVHLRGAGIFSSRTLYLVDELPLFHPMLNIATHPSNMSGVEVLLGPSSSLYGPNAAGGALNVKSKSGVNNQGVNVNMGLGSFGTTRPSVSIGKQIRNWDVYVSFAQDKSDGWKLFSLDKARYLHQALLALEKTGGTGYYSSVSIDDNSYTNNYTYGRVGYHNPEKGYGFTAGLHYMGMDYYPGAKNKTDDEKRMVGTGKLYTPISNIGFATFRFGYQEISYEGVKSTTGMISVADSLINGRFVYAEKDKNNSYVYDPTVTRSSDSKQTRVPLDFQTDWFFIPNNMLTAGLGYIKDTADQQTYGVSKNVVATTPTSDTVYDVLQSSFYLQDQYKMLNNRLVFLAGFRYDSWEYTNIYDLTSTDQHPGDITKNTNTYRAGVKYLLSKQFSVRASGGTAFYPGMASFFFKNSRSGSTWSEPNPDLKPERTKMVDAGLDYTDQARGIQASITPYIGRISDFMTYRYDQHPDSVNIQIVRRYNAGAVNIRGVELGFRQAVTREVNYYVNYTYNHSRIDDAVDDPTTKTVDERIQQGKQLANAPDHSFNFGITYDKPSLVGATLSGRYVSERFYNDEIQRRTIDYFKMDPYFVMDVKIWKNLTFSSHTVTASLGVDNLFDTDYDGEFYYTPAGRFVQFTVGYHLNM
- a CDS encoding ABC transporter permease, which translates into the protein MLFRLLTSFFSIGILTVVSFLAIELAPGDPAELILGNVSTTVPRETVDHIRAFYHFNRPPLIRYLEWVGDVFRGDWGYSLKSGRKVTAELLDRLPTTLKLSFGSIVLAVITGVIVGTLSVFHENKPLDHVIRCITVFVLSLPSFLIGLLLLYVFSFRVNWTPLYGSGNIGGLILPVLALGIAQGLYYARLLRNSLIESIHREYFLAALAKGLHYRKAVIHHALRNAITPLVSVIGLRFAGLLGGVVIIETIFSLPGIGSYIFEAIASRDYTVIQGYVVCVGTAVVTMNLLADLALRLIDPRTTKSRIH
- a CDS encoding ABC transporter permease, whose product is MNASLVSGIFILFFFLAVCVFGFAITPYPPSLTDYGNIFQNPSIHHLCGTDHLGRDVLSRLLIGTRTTLVLAIGIALINILIALFVGSASGFFGGKLDTFIMRLVDSLIALPGFLLAICFLGIFGGGVKNLVVFLVLTGWAGLSRIIRNEVIVVKNMDFIISNISLGFGTFRIIRRHILPHIIPSLLIIFIMTMTGELFSIVSLSFLGLGISPQIPEWGAILNDARPYFLSSPGLLVFPTLFVFFAVLGLHFLADGVREYMDRKKILIEMEENGRLFRVDEAPIGDSQ